From one Peredibacter starrii genomic stretch:
- a CDS encoding GFA family protein: MSMTKYEGSCHCGKVRFEVDLDLEKGSGKCNCSFCGKVRNWSAAVKPEAFKLLTSEQDLGLYQFNTKANSHAFCKNCGVRTHTKGYVEQIGGHFVSVALCTIDNISPEELSKVPVQYMDGLHNNWFNPPKETNYL; the protein is encoded by the coding sequence ATGAGTATGACAAAATATGAAGGAAGCTGCCACTGTGGGAAAGTTCGATTTGAAGTTGATCTAGATCTCGAAAAGGGGTCAGGAAAATGTAATTGTTCATTTTGCGGTAAAGTCCGAAACTGGAGTGCGGCCGTAAAACCTGAGGCCTTCAAACTCTTAACAAGTGAACAAGACCTAGGGCTCTATCAGTTCAACACCAAGGCCAACAGTCATGCTTTTTGCAAGAATTGTGGCGTTCGTACTCATACTAAAGGTTACGTAGAACAAATCGGTGGGCACTTTGTAAGTGTTGCCCTTTGTACTATCGATAACATTTCGCCAGAGGAATTAAGCAAAGTTCCAGTCCAATACATGGATGGGCTCCACAACAACTGGTTTAATCCACCAAAAGAAACAAACTATCTTTAA
- a CDS encoding superoxide dismutase family protein translates to MRNTNIRLLLISALVINVAIAAKAPQNIAEADLTSATKKDLKAEVIFQTVPEGLKITADATGLTPNSTHGFHVHKVGKCEGPDYKSAGDHFNPTNMQHGSPKSEKSHMGDMGNLVANAKGEAHMEMILKKDEAKDLKEFAGKSVVIHAKADDFKSQPAGDSGARIACGLIKFN, encoded by the coding sequence ATGAGGAACACCAACATCCGTCTGCTTCTGATTTCTGCACTTGTCATCAATGTGGCCATCGCTGCAAAGGCCCCTCAAAATATCGCTGAAGCTGATCTCACATCTGCTACGAAGAAGGACTTAAAAGCCGAAGTCATTTTCCAGACAGTACCTGAAGGTCTTAAGATCACGGCCGATGCTACAGGATTGACTCCAAATAGCACTCACGGATTCCACGTTCATAAAGTAGGAAAGTGCGAAGGACCAGATTATAAAAGTGCTGGTGATCACTTCAATCCTACGAATATGCAGCACGGTTCTCCGAAGAGTGAAAAAAGTCATATGGGTGACATGGGTAATCTCGTTGCCAACGCTAAAGGCGAGGCACATATGGAGATGATTTTAAAAAAGGACGAGGCCAAGGACTTGAAGGAGTTTGCTGGAAAATCCGTCGTTATTCATGCCAAAGCAGATGACTTTAAATCCCAACCAGCAGGAGACTCCGGTGCCAGAATTGCCTGCGGTCTAATTAAATTCAATTAA
- a CDS encoding phosphatase PAP2 family protein, translating into MKYALSLILGVVFTVAATAQTGNEKDLIILSPFEIDRVLGSFPAPGSVAEGEDLEILRKYQENRTKKDCQLAAQQESATLGSLFGHLLTRAEVEELSIDFLKQYGEAGGNAYLAKKLYGRPRPYDSHRDLKPCISKETSESYPSGHATVARVFARLLANKFPKRAAAFIKAGNQAALNRVIGGVHYPSDVLAGIKLGDHLADKMIRDNQRRNRRD; encoded by the coding sequence ATGAAGTACGCATTGTCATTAATTCTGGGTGTTGTTTTCACGGTTGCAGCAACAGCTCAGACAGGTAACGAAAAAGATTTAATCATTTTATCACCATTTGAAATTGATAGAGTCCTTGGCTCATTTCCAGCTCCAGGATCAGTTGCTGAAGGCGAAGACCTAGAGATCCTCAGAAAGTATCAAGAGAATCGTACAAAGAAAGATTGTCAGCTAGCGGCCCAACAAGAGTCTGCAACTCTAGGCTCTCTTTTCGGCCATCTTTTAACTCGCGCTGAAGTTGAAGAACTGTCGATTGATTTCCTTAAGCAATATGGTGAAGCAGGCGGGAACGCGTACCTTGCAAAAAAACTTTATGGCCGTCCACGTCCTTACGACAGCCACAGAGATCTTAAACCTTGTATCTCAAAAGAAACTTCGGAATCATATCCAAGTGGTCACGCAACTGTAGCTCGAGTCTTTGCTCGTCTACTTGCTAATAAATTTCCAAAGCGCGCGGCTGCATTCATCAAGGCCGGAAATCAGGCCGCTCTTAACCGTGTCATCGGTGGTGTACATTATCCGTCAGATGTATTGGCCGGTATCAAGCTTGGTGATCACCTTGCTGATAAAATGATTCGCGATAATCAAAGAAGAAATAGAAGAGATTAA
- a CDS encoding MarR family winged helix-turn-helix transcriptional regulator, giving the protein MVKNILIPDTVPKTVHPLFRQRLCYSISKSGTILRSILEITLAKHKLSAPQSGILHILAGVGDYNQLQLGQEMNIDKASMVKFIDGLEEQGLVQRKTDPNDRRAKILTLTTKGRTLQKKILEQHKKLEASILKDFNKQEVEALRELMPRVLEAILNHVND; this is encoded by the coding sequence ATGGTTAAAAATATTTTAATTCCGGATACTGTTCCTAAAACTGTTCATCCTTTGTTTAGACAAAGGTTGTGTTACTCAATTTCAAAATCAGGTACGATTCTTCGTTCGATTTTAGAAATCACATTGGCCAAACATAAATTGTCTGCTCCTCAATCAGGCATTCTTCACATCCTTGCAGGTGTTGGTGATTACAATCAATTGCAGTTAGGTCAGGAGATGAACATCGATAAGGCCAGTATGGTGAAGTTCATTGATGGTCTTGAAGAACAGGGCCTGGTTCAACGGAAAACCGATCCTAATGATAGACGCGCGAAGATTTTAACGCTTACGACCAAAGGCCGAACTCTGCAGAAAAAGATCCTGGAGCAGCACAAAAAACTCGAGGCCAGTATATTAAAAGATTTTAATAAACAAGAAGTTGAAGCACTGCGCGAGCTCATGCCGCGGGTGCTAGAAGCCATCCTAAATCATGTGAATGATTAA
- a CDS encoding TolC family protein — protein MSRVLYVLFLSVFSLTTFANELDLSTALNEVVGDSPNLQASKSRAIEADWKKTEALGTGFLPKLRANGTYLTDKKYQFINVSLAGGPPTTIPQIIPNSQFNLIAELPLFNGFVSMNRLSAAQKNAEAAQERFEWETFRTEMSVTLAFYQALASKLLRDVAIQNLKVLDDHKKQAELFRKGGLSTNYDVLRVEVQASNAKTDLADAEDAIIISRQRLAEVLGHEEENRDLAGDLPIPQENVINQDTGKYADRKDIKALKLETEARRKEETAENRYWMPEFSLFTQYTFYNNLTLGLNDYDAYRNARQVGLFMTWNLFDGLASHSRAQQSIQRKVQTEKALRATELAANKDVGIWSRRYRSQCRIYAARVEDIKRSEESVRLAKEGKRVGSRTDSELLDAELDLSRSRADAVRAQLAAAEALINLQLAEGRRY, from the coding sequence ATGTCACGTGTTCTCTATGTATTATTCTTGTCCGTATTTTCACTAACCACCTTTGCAAATGAACTGGATCTTTCTACCGCTTTGAATGAAGTCGTAGGAGACTCTCCGAACCTTCAAGCTTCTAAGTCCCGCGCGATCGAAGCAGACTGGAAAAAGACCGAGGCCCTGGGTACCGGTTTTCTTCCTAAGCTTCGTGCAAATGGAACTTATCTGACTGATAAGAAATATCAGTTCATTAACGTTTCTCTAGCAGGTGGCCCCCCTACGACCATTCCTCAGATCATTCCAAACTCTCAGTTTAACCTAATTGCTGAACTTCCTCTGTTTAATGGTTTTGTGAGTATGAATCGTCTTAGTGCCGCCCAGAAAAATGCTGAAGCGGCCCAGGAAAGATTTGAATGGGAGACTTTTAGGACCGAAATGAGTGTCACTCTTGCCTTCTACCAGGCCCTTGCCTCTAAGCTTCTGCGAGACGTGGCAATTCAAAACTTGAAAGTTCTGGATGACCATAAAAAACAAGCGGAGCTTTTTAGAAAAGGTGGACTCAGTACAAACTACGATGTCCTTCGCGTAGAAGTGCAGGCATCAAATGCCAAAACTGATCTGGCGGATGCTGAAGACGCAATCATCATTTCACGCCAGAGATTGGCCGAGGTTCTAGGCCATGAAGAAGAAAACAGAGACCTTGCTGGTGATCTTCCTATCCCACAAGAAAACGTCATTAACCAGGACACTGGTAAGTATGCTGATCGAAAAGACATCAAGGCCCTTAAACTAGAAACAGAGGCCCGTAGAAAAGAAGAGACCGCAGAGAATCGCTACTGGATGCCGGAGTTCTCACTTTTCACTCAATATACTTTCTATAACAACCTCACTCTAGGGTTAAATGATTACGATGCTTATCGTAACGCCCGTCAAGTTGGTCTCTTTATGACATGGAACCTATTCGATGGACTTGCTTCTCACTCAAGGGCGCAACAATCCATTCAAAGAAAAGTTCAAACTGAAAAGGCCCTTCGTGCAACAGAACTAGCGGCCAACAAAGACGTAGGGATCTGGTCTCGCAGATATCGTTCTCAATGCCGTATTTATGCTGCCCGAGTGGAAGACATCAAGCGCTCTGAAGAAAGTGTTCGTTTGGCCAAAGAAGGTAAACGTGTTGGTTCAAGAACAGATAGTGAACTTCTGGATGCTGAATTGGATTTATCTCGCTCAAGAGCTGATGCAGTTCGCGCTCAGCTTGCTGCTGCAGAAGCACTTATTAACTTACAACTGGCAGAAGGCCGTCGTTACTAA
- a CDS encoding HlyD family secretion protein has translation MDKKKKAISAIVVVAVLLTGYFIYHHMKWVTTDNAQLQAHSVMIAPKVPGFIQEVKVEEGQKVEKGDVLALIDPRDYENALAIARGELGSVDALLRETEANFRRLKDLFQQGAISHQQYDKALKNYNDAKAKDDALKARVKQAELNLEYTRIVAPSKGFIAKKSVELGQLAAPGVPLFGFVDSGERWVTANFKETEIADVKVGSHVEIEVDAIPGKSYTGKVQSLSSATGATFTLLPPDNATGNFTKVVQRVPVKIIIEKLTETDVEELRAGLSAIVKVRRE, from the coding sequence ATGGATAAAAAGAAAAAAGCGATATCGGCGATTGTGGTTGTTGCCGTACTACTTACCGGATACTTCATTTATCACCACATGAAATGGGTCACTACTGACAACGCTCAACTTCAGGCCCACTCAGTAATGATTGCCCCGAAAGTTCCGGGATTCATTCAGGAAGTTAAGGTTGAAGAAGGTCAAAAAGTAGAAAAAGGCGATGTTCTTGCCCTCATCGACCCTAGAGATTATGAAAATGCTTTGGCGATTGCCAGAGGGGAACTTGGTTCAGTTGATGCTCTATTAAGAGAAACCGAAGCAAACTTTCGTCGTCTAAAAGACCTTTTCCAACAAGGTGCAATCTCTCACCAACAATACGACAAGGCCCTTAAAAACTATAACGACGCTAAAGCCAAAGACGATGCTTTAAAAGCTCGTGTGAAACAAGCCGAGCTAAATCTTGAATACACTCGCATTGTGGCCCCTTCAAAGGGTTTCATTGCTAAAAAATCTGTTGAGCTTGGTCAGCTGGCCGCACCTGGAGTTCCCCTATTTGGATTTGTTGATTCAGGTGAACGTTGGGTAACTGCTAACTTCAAAGAAACAGAGATTGCTGATGTTAAAGTAGGCAGTCATGTAGAAATCGAAGTAGATGCGATCCCTGGTAAATCATACACCGGTAAAGTTCAGAGCTTAAGTTCTGCCACTGGTGCAACATTCACACTTCTTCCTCCAGACAATGCGACTGGTAACTTTACCAAAGTCGTTCAACGAGTTCCTGTTAAAATCATCATCGAGAAATTAACTGAAACAGACGTTGAAGAATTACGTGCAGGCCTATCGGCCATCGTGAAGGTTCGCCGTGAGTAA
- a CDS encoding DHA2 family efflux MFS transporter permease subunit codes for MSNPLIVFVAVLASLLEIIDTSIVNVALPTMMGNLGATLEDISMVVTGYAIANAVVLPLSAWLGEKIGRRRYYLGCIILFTLTSVACGLAPNLTTLTIFRILQGLAGGALLPTSQTLIYEQFPREKAGMAGAIFGMSVMIGPTLGPVMGGYLTDNFGWRSIFNINLPLGLLALFVGSTCIFDRESQPHEKKEQGFDGVGLALLTMGIGCLQYALERGEADDWFSSKLITACVIIAAISLPLFVIWELRVKNPVINVRLFKDGVVANGVILMGLLGFFLYALVFVLPVFVDTVFHYTATQTGLLFIPGSLLTAALMPLVGKAMMSGINPKKLIFIGISCIIICCYLLTLLSPFSNQDDILAILFVRGVAMAFLFVPINSSIISQFEGINMGQVSGLLNLFRQIGGSVGIALVGTLMASRGHQNYLDLASKVSLLNPATQQAYLSTLNGFMSKAGVGFSDAHHATLKALAGRIHSQVFVMNFIQLIWIILIVFAFAYIPLYLIKFRKKSQVVDSH; via the coding sequence GTGAGTAATCCTCTCATTGTCTTCGTTGCTGTACTTGCTTCACTACTTGAGATCATTGATACCTCAATTGTGAACGTTGCCCTTCCCACGATGATGGGAAATCTGGGAGCAACATTAGAAGACATTAGTATGGTGGTAACGGGCTATGCGATCGCGAATGCGGTGGTATTGCCACTGTCGGCCTGGCTAGGTGAAAAAATCGGCCGCCGTCGCTATTACCTGGGATGTATCATTCTCTTTACACTGACGTCAGTTGCTTGTGGTCTGGCCCCAAACTTGACGACTTTAACCATCTTCCGAATTCTTCAAGGTCTCGCTGGTGGTGCTCTTCTTCCTACATCTCAGACTCTCATTTATGAGCAATTTCCAAGAGAGAAGGCCGGTATGGCCGGTGCAATCTTCGGAATGAGTGTGATGATTGGGCCAACTCTTGGCCCGGTTATGGGTGGTTACTTAACAGATAATTTTGGATGGAGATCGATCTTCAACATCAATCTACCCCTAGGTCTTCTGGCCCTGTTTGTTGGTTCAACTTGTATCTTTGATCGTGAGTCTCAACCTCATGAGAAAAAAGAGCAAGGTTTTGATGGAGTAGGTTTGGCGCTTCTAACTATGGGAATCGGATGTCTTCAGTATGCTCTTGAGCGTGGTGAAGCAGATGACTGGTTCTCATCTAAACTTATCACTGCCTGCGTGATCATCGCCGCAATTTCCCTTCCTTTATTTGTGATCTGGGAACTACGGGTGAAAAATCCGGTCATCAATGTTCGTCTTTTTAAAGATGGTGTTGTCGCCAATGGCGTAATTCTAATGGGCCTATTGGGCTTCTTCCTCTACGCCCTGGTGTTTGTTCTACCAGTATTTGTCGATACTGTTTTCCACTATACGGCCACACAAACGGGACTCTTATTCATTCCTGGTTCACTCCTCACTGCGGCCCTCATGCCACTGGTGGGTAAGGCGATGATGAGCGGTATTAATCCTAAGAAACTCATCTTTATTGGGATCAGCTGTATTATTATCTGTTGTTACTTATTAACTCTCCTGTCACCTTTCTCAAATCAGGACGACATCTTGGCGATCCTGTTTGTTCGAGGTGTGGCAATGGCATTCTTGTTTGTTCCGATCAACTCTTCCATCATCAGTCAGTTTGAAGGGATAAATATGGGCCAGGTCTCTGGTCTCTTAAATCTTTTCCGACAAATTGGTGGTTCAGTGGGAATCGCCTTGGTGGGCACACTTATGGCGAGTCGTGGACACCAAAATTACCTGGATCTCGCTTCTAAGGTGTCCCTTTTGAATCCTGCCACCCAGCAGGCCTATTTAAGTACCCTGAATGGATTTATGAGTAAGGCCGGAGTTGGATTTTCTGATGCTCATCATGCAACACTTAAAGCACTGGCCGGAAGGATTCACAGTCAGGTCTTCGTGATGAATTTCATTCAGCTCATCTGGATCATTCTGATCGTGTTCGCGTTTGCTTATATACCGCTATATTTAATTAAGTTCAGAAAGAAATCTCAGGTCGTTGATTCGCACTAG
- a CDS encoding radical SAM protein: MIYNNEKIVSVGKGSPLTLSWELVTHCQFKCSYCYFNPYESSTNYSEVMKIVLTKIKNIKEPVEMTLLGGEPTLHPEFHHLIKSLYEMNHVTKIDVITNFQPTVEFWRPLLPYKDKIEIVLSYHVEYSQKNFFKKIEALKNDFNMNIIFLVHNELKYLSKLKEAADKYFELGLETLPITFAKLVDRSSGSAEYFEYQAETLSFLSEQEKRVKRLKYPEVIPVTTEAGTKIEINQMEFSSKNMNRFKGWKCQMNALIIHPDGMVSYPCTNQKKHILFAELGKRNLVCAHEICPCEAYWNFTKTKNS; the protein is encoded by the coding sequence ATGATCTATAACAATGAGAAGATTGTATCCGTAGGGAAAGGCAGTCCTCTCACTTTGTCCTGGGAGCTGGTGACCCATTGCCAGTTCAAATGTAGCTACTGTTATTTCAACCCTTATGAATCATCAACGAACTACTCAGAGGTGATGAAGATCGTTCTTACGAAAATTAAGAACATCAAAGAACCTGTTGAGATGACTTTGCTAGGAGGGGAGCCGACCCTCCATCCGGAATTTCACCATTTGATCAAGTCTCTGTATGAGATGAATCATGTCACAAAAATTGATGTCATTACCAACTTTCAACCCACAGTTGAGTTTTGGAGACCTCTTTTACCTTATAAAGATAAAATTGAAATTGTTCTGAGTTACCATGTGGAATACTCTCAAAAAAACTTTTTCAAAAAGATTGAGGCCTTGAAGAATGATTTCAATATGAACATCATTTTTCTAGTTCACAACGAGCTTAAGTATCTTTCAAAACTTAAAGAGGCCGCCGATAAATATTTTGAACTTGGTCTAGAAACTCTTCCGATAACATTCGCTAAATTGGTTGATCGATCGAGCGGTTCGGCCGAGTATTTTGAATATCAGGCAGAAACTCTAAGCTTTCTTTCTGAACAAGAAAAACGTGTGAAGCGATTAAAGTATCCGGAGGTCATTCCTGTAACAACAGAAGCGGGAACAAAAATTGAAATCAATCAGATGGAATTTTCCTCCAAAAATATGAATCGGTTCAAAGGTTGGAAATGTCAGATGAATGCACTCATCATTCATCCGGACGGAATGGTGAGTTATCCTTGTACGAATCAAAAGAAGCACATTCTGTTTGCAGAGTTAGGAAAAAGGAACCTAGTGTGCGCTCACGAAATATGCCCTTGTGAAGCATATTGGAATTTCACCAAGACCAAGAATTCTTAA
- a CDS encoding PAS domain-containing sensor histidine kinase yields the protein MKCLDGESVMYENLPMVVNTNGVMTERFYTFCFSPIRLEDGSVGGILDTVSDNTDEVALKQELKQSETEFRTYLEDSPYAFMYIDRDWTIRYLNPMAKQLTHKKEPDIIGQNLWSVFPGLLVYPLQDGIAVTFRDFTTEKKLELDLSSAVKSRDEFLSVASHELKTPLTAMKLQAQIIQRDIEKDNPRVFQKEKITRFYEQIFKQVNRLNRLVDDMLDVSRIQLGKLGFRKEPTDLDVLLKEVMERMDSYFKNSESGVPAVEYKGSDFKGNWDAFRIEQVMNNLFTNAIRYGNGKPFLVTLEGRPESVVFSVTDHGYGVSPKDQQVIFEQYERGSEHGPIEGLGLGLYITKKIVEGHGGVINLESVEGKGSTFTVVLPK from the coding sequence ATGAAGTGTCTGGATGGTGAGTCCGTGATGTATGAGAACCTTCCAATGGTGGTAAATACTAACGGAGTCATGACAGAAAGATTCTATACTTTTTGTTTTTCGCCTATTCGTTTGGAAGACGGAAGTGTAGGCGGAATTCTTGACACCGTTTCGGACAACACGGATGAAGTCGCCCTTAAACAAGAATTAAAACAGAGCGAAACAGAGTTTCGAACTTATCTGGAAGATTCTCCCTATGCATTTATGTACATTGATCGCGATTGGACCATTAGGTATCTTAATCCAATGGCAAAGCAGTTAACTCATAAGAAAGAGCCAGATATTATTGGACAAAATCTTTGGTCTGTCTTTCCTGGGCTTCTGGTTTATCCTCTACAAGATGGTATTGCGGTCACTTTTCGGGATTTTACCACTGAAAAGAAACTGGAGTTGGATCTATCAAGTGCGGTTAAATCAAGAGATGAATTCTTATCTGTGGCCTCGCATGAACTTAAGACTCCACTCACTGCCATGAAGCTTCAGGCACAAATCATTCAAAGAGACATTGAAAAAGATAATCCCCGTGTGTTCCAGAAAGAGAAGATCACTCGTTTCTATGAGCAGATTTTTAAGCAAGTAAATCGTTTAAATCGCTTAGTTGATGACATGTTAGATGTATCTAGAATCCAGTTAGGTAAACTGGGTTTTCGTAAAGAACCTACAGATCTTGATGTGCTTTTAAAAGAAGTCATGGAACGAATGGATTCCTACTTTAAAAATTCTGAGTCCGGTGTTCCGGCCGTAGAATACAAAGGAAGTGACTTTAAAGGGAACTGGGACGCTTTTAGAATTGAACAAGTGATGAATAATCTCTTCACGAATGCTATCCGCTATGGAAATGGCAAACCTTTTCTCGTCACACTTGAAGGAAGGCCAGAAAGTGTTGTTTTCTCCGTGACAGATCATGGTTATGGGGTCAGTCCTAAAGATCAACAGGTCATTTTTGAGCAATATGAGAGAGGCTCGGAGCATGGGCCCATAGAAGGTCTTGGACTCGGTCTTTATATCACCAAAAAAATTGTCGAAGGCCATGGTGGGGTCATAAATTTAGAAAGTGTTGAAGGTAAAGGATCGACGTTTACCGTCGTTTTACCAAAATGA
- a CDS encoding DUF3147 family protein has translation MYFLVKTLISALIIATVTKLSESQTITAAFLKSLPLTSLLVFFFMKYEGRTDKEIAAMSWDILYLVIPSLILFIVLPLMLNRGHNFYISMATGVFAMSIGYFVTIKVIS, from the coding sequence ATGTACTTTCTGGTTAAAACCCTCATTTCAGCATTGATCATTGCAACTGTTACGAAACTATCAGAGTCACAGACCATTACTGCAGCATTTTTAAAATCTCTTCCTTTGACCTCCTTACTCGTTTTCTTTTTCATGAAATATGAAGGGAGGACAGACAAAGAGATAGCCGCCATGTCATGGGACATTCTTTATCTAGTCATTCCTTCATTGATTCTTTTTATTGTGCTGCCCTTAATGCTAAACAGAGGACACAACTTTTACATCTCAATGGCTACAGGCGTTTTTGCAATGTCGATAGGATATTTTGTCACAATTAAAGTTATTAGCTAA
- the mutM gene encoding DNA-formamidopyrimidine glycosylase, protein MPELPEVETFRRQIDKKLRGKTITDVHVRPDKLIFAGKSQAFVKKAFIGAKITKCLRKGKYIWFEMNKEILPVFHLGMTGSYIISDTLPDKSMKSVKLVLEMSDGTILTYKDPRRFGRIFLLKEPLEHRPLSHLGPDVMNELPTVAQIKSILGKRKAPIKAVLLDQSVFAGIGNWMADEILFQSQLDPHRLAQSLSPAEVKRLHSKINSVTQFSVKVGADDEKYPDDWLFHRRWGKKSGVTSKGHLIKHETVAGRTTAWVPGIQK, encoded by the coding sequence ATGCCGGAACTTCCAGAAGTCGAAACATTTCGCCGTCAAATTGATAAAAAATTAAGAGGTAAGACCATAACGGACGTGCATGTACGTCCGGATAAATTGATTTTTGCAGGCAAGTCTCAAGCTTTTGTAAAAAAGGCATTCATAGGAGCAAAGATCACCAAATGTCTTCGAAAAGGAAAATACATTTGGTTTGAGATGAATAAAGAAATTTTACCTGTTTTTCATCTTGGCATGACGGGATCTTACATCATTAGCGATACTCTTCCTGATAAATCCATGAAGTCAGTCAAACTTGTACTTGAAATGAGTGACGGAACAATTCTTACCTACAAAGATCCTCGCCGCTTTGGAAGAATATTTCTCCTGAAAGAACCTTTGGAACATCGACCCCTTTCTCATCTCGGTCCCGATGTTATGAATGAACTTCCTACAGTGGCACAAATTAAATCCATCTTAGGAAAGCGCAAAGCGCCAATTAAAGCTGTTCTCCTCGATCAAAGTGTTTTTGCAGGCATTGGGAATTGGATGGCAGATGAAATTCTCTTTCAGAGTCAACTCGACCCTCACCGCCTGGCCCAATCACTTTCTCCAGCAGAAGTAAAACGCCTTCATTCCAAAATCAACTCGGTCACTCAATTCTCTGTAAAGGTTGGAGCCGATGATGAAAAATATCCTGATGATTGGTTGTTTCACAGGAGATGGGGAAAAAAATCAGGAGTTACTTCGAAAGGTCACCTGATTAAGCATGAGACCGTTGCTGGTAGAACAACTGCCTGGGTTCCTGGCATCCAGAAGTAA
- a CDS encoding trypsin-like serine peptidase gives MLRIIFCLFMISVQAHASNKVIYGQDNRNEVYNYTNQSIVELSKSTVALVKKNEMSWDGTYYRIPLKSYGSALQLCSNEKFYEQPTAAFCSGFLIAPNKIVTAGHCITSKKDCDNTVFIFNYRLVDKTNFYSGFKNIYTCKRVLGQQLQKGGVDFAVIELDEDVEGIAPLKLAQSMDNLSANDSVFTIGHPAGLPTKITDNAKVRSVNRNDGFFVTTLDTFGGNSGSPVFNAKTQEVEGILVRGDTDYVVAGSCRRENRINESAGRGETAVAISHIHEGGLFGDGSKIADDENFRYIWFSRFQTCNEFQGVRFTREVEESYCPVE, from the coding sequence ATGCTTAGAATTATCTTTTGTCTTTTCATGATCAGTGTACAGGCCCATGCCAGTAATAAAGTCATTTATGGTCAGGACAATCGCAATGAAGTTTATAACTATACGAACCAAAGCATTGTAGAGCTTTCTAAATCTACAGTTGCTTTGGTCAAAAAAAACGAAATGTCTTGGGACGGAACCTACTATCGAATTCCTTTGAAGTCTTACGGATCGGCCCTTCAACTCTGTTCCAATGAAAAATTCTACGAACAGCCAACGGCCGCCTTTTGTTCAGGATTTCTCATCGCTCCTAACAAAATTGTTACTGCCGGCCACTGTATCACGAGCAAAAAAGACTGCGATAATACTGTCTTCATTTTTAACTATCGTTTAGTTGATAAAACGAACTTCTATTCAGGATTTAAAAACATCTACACATGTAAAAGGGTCCTTGGACAGCAACTTCAAAAAGGTGGAGTTGATTTTGCGGTCATTGAATTAGATGAAGATGTAGAAGGTATCGCTCCCTTGAAGCTTGCTCAAAGCATGGATAATCTTTCGGCAAACGATTCTGTTTTTACCATCGGTCATCCTGCCGGACTTCCAACAAAAATCACAGACAACGCCAAAGTAAGATCGGTTAACCGTAACGACGGTTTCTTCGTCACAACACTTGATACTTTCGGTGGTAATTCAGGCTCACCGGTGTTTAATGCTAAAACTCAAGAGGTTGAAGGGATTCTGGTTCGAGGCGATACTGATTACGTAGTTGCCGGAAGCTGCCGACGCGAAAATCGCATTAATGAGTCGGCCGGTAGAGGTGAGACCGCTGTTGCCATTTCTCATATTCACGAAGGTGGACTATTTGGCGATGGTTCAAAAATCGCTGATGACGAAAACTTCCGCTACATCTGGTTTAGCAGATTCCAAACTTGTAACGAATTTCAGGGTGTTCGTTTTACTAGAGAAGTTGAAGAAAGCTACTGTCCGGTTGAATAA
- a CDS encoding 2'-5' RNA ligase family protein: MKFFLGLDVSELKLDLKKLKVNLSKGKNFEFQWLPEDQRFVPLIGLEEMEDNLLRQIAEETSIFTLKFEGMSAYPEPKKARLLWVGVQNSKEVRALFDRIVETLKIQPESEFKPYLPVVRLRNHREVSDLLSPHKNTDFGKFTISRLVLYEMTSVGAFPTYAKRGEYPLKVE, translated from the coding sequence ATGAAATTCTTTTTAGGTCTCGATGTAAGTGAATTGAAGTTGGATCTTAAAAAACTGAAGGTGAACCTCAGTAAGGGGAAGAATTTTGAATTTCAATGGCTTCCAGAGGATCAGCGTTTTGTTCCTCTCATTGGTCTGGAGGAAATGGAGGATAATCTCTTAAGGCAAATCGCGGAGGAGACTTCAATTTTTACCCTGAAGTTTGAGGGGATGTCGGCCTATCCAGAACCTAAAAAGGCAAGACTCTTATGGGTTGGTGTTCAAAATTCAAAAGAAGTTCGGGCCCTCTTTGACAGAATTGTTGAAACCTTGAAGATTCAACCAGAAAGTGAATTTAAACCTTACTTACCTGTAGTCCGTTTAAGAAATCACCGTGAGGTCAGTGATCTTCTCTCTCCTCATAAAAATACAGACTTCGGGAAATTCACTATTTCTAGATTGGTTTTATATGAAATGACTTCTGTTGGTGCATTTCCTACCTATGCCAAACGGGGCGAATATCCATTAAAAGTCGAGTGA